Proteins encoded together in one Terriglobus saanensis SP1PR4 window:
- a CDS encoding threonine aldolase family protein, translated as MRVIDLRSDTVTKPTEKMRAAMASAEVGDDVYGEDPTVNRLEARAAEVFGREAAIFVPTGSMGNQIAMRLHTQPGTETICEARAHVLDWEMGTAAAFSGCQLRAVPAERGILTWGDIAPKISPKIYYKAQTSLIWLENTHNMAGGTVTPLAVMEEVWYGAQKAGLKTHLDGARVFNAAAALGEDVAVLTKGFDTVMFCLSKGLGAPVGSMLVGSRELTDRARVVRKALGGGMRQTGILAAAGLIALEEMPTRLSEDHAHARLLAETIAHHPHCKVGLEDVQTNIVFITIKTGKAAELVAGMKERGVLASAIGADSVRLVTHYDVSRADCVYAAKVMMELLD; from the coding sequence ATGCGAGTGATTGACCTGCGGAGCGATACGGTGACGAAGCCGACAGAGAAGATGCGTGCGGCGATGGCTTCAGCCGAAGTTGGGGACGACGTCTACGGAGAAGACCCGACGGTGAACCGTTTGGAAGCGCGGGCGGCAGAGGTCTTTGGCCGCGAAGCTGCAATCTTTGTGCCCACCGGATCGATGGGAAACCAGATCGCTATGCGTCTGCATACGCAGCCTGGAACTGAAACGATCTGCGAGGCTCGCGCGCATGTTCTGGATTGGGAGATGGGAACGGCGGCTGCATTTTCAGGTTGCCAGTTGCGCGCGGTACCTGCGGAGCGCGGCATTCTGACGTGGGGTGACATCGCGCCGAAGATCTCGCCGAAGATTTATTACAAAGCACAGACCTCGCTGATCTGGCTGGAGAACACGCACAACATGGCGGGCGGTACGGTGACGCCGCTGGCGGTGATGGAAGAGGTTTGGTACGGCGCGCAGAAGGCGGGCCTGAAGACGCATCTCGACGGCGCGCGTGTCTTTAACGCGGCGGCTGCGTTGGGCGAAGACGTTGCGGTTTTGACCAAGGGCTTCGATACCGTGATGTTCTGTCTCTCCAAGGGACTCGGAGCTCCTGTGGGATCGATGCTGGTGGGGTCGCGTGAGCTGACGGATCGCGCGCGGGTTGTGCGCAAGGCGCTGGGCGGTGGCATGCGCCAGACGGGCATCCTCGCAGCGGCAGGGTTGATCGCTTTGGAAGAGATGCCCACTCGTCTGAGCGAGGATCATGCCCATGCACGTCTGCTGGCAGAGACGATTGCGCATCATCCGCATTGCAAGGTGGGTCTTGAGGATGTGCAGACGAACATTGTCTTCATCACCATTAAAACCGGTAAAGCGGCGGAGCTGGTGGCAGGGATGAAGGAGCGCGGCGTGCTCGCGAGTGCTATCGGGGCCGACTCCGTCAGGCTGGTCACTCACTATGATGTTTCGCGGGCGGACTGCGTGTATGCGGCCAAGGTGATGATGGAGCTGCTTGACTAG
- a CDS encoding low affinity iron permease family protein, whose product MEPKRKEALKGNTDHFGHFAAVTATYLGSRWAFAGAIGVIVLWAATGPVYHYSDTWQLIINTGTTIVTFLMVFLIQNTQNRDARAMNLKLDELICSIDAAKNQMINIEHLSDSELDDLTNRYEQVRSQAMKRLGNKAVDEVDEDVEEKISRTAK is encoded by the coding sequence ATGGAACCGAAGCGCAAAGAAGCATTGAAGGGCAATACAGACCACTTCGGCCACTTTGCCGCAGTCACGGCAACGTACCTGGGATCCAGATGGGCGTTTGCTGGCGCGATTGGTGTCATCGTCTTATGGGCCGCGACTGGACCTGTCTACCATTACTCCGATACGTGGCAGCTCATCATCAATACCGGAACGACTATTGTGACGTTCCTGATGGTGTTCCTGATCCAGAACACGCAGAACCGCGACGCGCGCGCCATGAACCTAAAGCTGGATGAGTTGATCTGCTCGATCGACGCGGCGAAGAACCAGATGATCAATATCGAGCACCTTTCGGACAGCGAACTGGACGATCTGACCAATCGCTACGAGCAGGTACGTTCCCAGGCTATGAAGCGGCTTGGAAACAAGGCGGTCGACGAGGTGGATGAGGACGTAGAAGAGAAAATCTCTCGAACCGCCAAGTAG
- the hemW gene encoding radical SAM family heme chaperone HemW, with protein MRDSLGVYLSVPFCKAKCSFCNFASDAFAPERMDGYVARLCAEIRSARQIAAERGVVVPQTVDSVYFGGGTPSLLGVDKFEEIFAALRGEFDVVTNAEITMECAPGQIAETSLQAAMRLGVSRVSLGVQSFVDRESAAVGRLHTGIQCENEIARLRSLGLDVGFDLICGLPHQTCESWRESLRRAVATGAHHVSVYMLEVDEDSRLGRELIGPGVRYGAGMVPDDGAVAEMYLEACDVLAEGGLAQYEISNFAREDHQSRHNRKYWERAPYLGFGLDAHSMLPDEQGRAARFSNGDELDAYLSEADPVSVERVEDAEAFEEKVFLGLRLNEGVEAALLADVHGAVDEMVQGGLMWSANGRFGLTARGRVVSSSVFGELLAVPA; from the coding sequence GTGCGGGATTCGCTCGGTGTGTATCTTTCAGTGCCGTTTTGCAAGGCAAAGTGCAGTTTCTGCAACTTTGCCTCGGACGCGTTTGCGCCGGAACGGATGGACGGATACGTCGCCCGGCTGTGTGCAGAGATCCGCTCCGCACGGCAGATCGCTGCGGAACGAGGCGTAGTCGTCCCGCAGACTGTGGATTCCGTTTACTTCGGCGGCGGAACGCCAAGCCTTCTTGGTGTGGACAAATTCGAGGAGATATTTGCAGCATTGCGCGGCGAGTTTGATGTCGTCACAAATGCCGAGATAACGATGGAGTGCGCCCCCGGACAGATCGCCGAGACAAGTTTGCAGGCGGCGATGCGGCTGGGAGTTTCTCGCGTTTCGCTGGGCGTACAGAGTTTTGTGGATCGGGAGTCGGCAGCAGTAGGTCGGCTGCATACCGGGATTCAGTGCGAGAACGAGATTGCCCGGCTGAGGTCGCTGGGTCTGGATGTCGGGTTCGACCTGATCTGCGGTCTGCCGCACCAGACGTGCGAAAGCTGGCGCGAATCGCTGCGAAGGGCTGTCGCCACGGGCGCGCATCATGTGAGCGTCTACATGCTGGAGGTCGATGAAGACTCTCGCCTGGGGCGTGAACTGATCGGGCCGGGTGTGCGTTATGGCGCGGGTATGGTTCCCGACGACGGCGCGGTGGCGGAAATGTATCTCGAAGCCTGCGATGTGCTGGCTGAGGGCGGACTGGCACAGTACGAGATCTCAAACTTTGCCCGCGAAGACCACCAGTCGAGACACAACCGGAAGTACTGGGAGCGCGCTCCTTATCTGGGTTTTGGCCTGGATGCGCATTCTATGTTGCCGGATGAGCAGGGCAGAGCGGCCCGTTTTTCGAATGGCGATGAACTGGACGCGTATCTCAGTGAGGCGGATCCTGTGTCCGTGGAACGTGTTGAAGATGCTGAGGCTTTTGAAGAGAAGGTCTTTCTCGGGCTGCGTTTGAACGAGGGTGTCGAGGCTGCGCTCCTTGCGGATGTGCATGGTGCGGTGGATGAGATGGTGCAGGGTGGGCTGATGTGGTCTGCAAACGGGCGTTTTGGGCTGACTGCGCGTGGACGCGTGGTGAGTTCCAGCGTCTTTGGTGAACTTTTGGCGGTGCCGGCTTGA
- a CDS encoding ABC transporter ATP-binding protein: MPEKPQDTKKKKKVATPEDDVLGKAYDGRLMRRLLTYLRPYKAATALSAVAILLKACSDVMGPFLIKVAVDNYMSAQRPANPSWLARHLSTTPLTGVAECAALFLGSLSLSYGLEFVQTYLMQWTGQRIMFDLRKQIFRHLQRMDVAFFDHNPVGRLVTRVTSDVDALNEMFTSGVLAIFEDVFVLLFIVIIMLKMSWPLAILTLSVLPLIMYATRLFRISVRESYRRIRTAIAQINSFTQEHVSGMSVVQLFNREQRAYNDFKDINAAHRDAFVDQVQAYSLYYPAVELLSSIAIALVVWRGGHAIFHETQILGGTVTLGVLIAFMQYAQRFFRPIQDLSEKYNILQAAMAASERVFKLIDTPAQITSPALPVAGDLSGSIEFRNVWFTYQRLDEATAARLASATESELAHEHGIEWILRNVSFTVAPDQTAAIVGHTGAGKTTITGLMMRFYDIQHGSILIDGVDVRQQDLNKLRKRFGVVLQDSTLFTGTVADNIRLGTTSITDEEVEHAADEVNIGDFIRTLPLQFAEPMHERGATLSTGQKQLISFARALAHRPAVLILDEATSSVDTETELRVRLALDRMITGRTSIVIAHRLSTIQRADTILVMHKGQLRESGTHNQLLAARGLYWKLYQLQYQEQEAEPTEPITAQIA, encoded by the coding sequence ATGCCAGAAAAGCCGCAGGATACAAAAAAGAAGAAGAAAGTCGCCACGCCGGAGGATGACGTCCTCGGTAAGGCCTACGACGGTCGCCTCATGCGCCGCCTGCTTACCTACCTGCGTCCTTATAAGGCAGCGACTGCTCTTTCCGCTGTCGCTATTCTGCTCAAAGCCTGCTCCGACGTAATGGGCCCCTTTCTCATTAAAGTCGCTGTGGACAACTACATGTCCGCGCAGCGCCCGGCAAATCCATCTTGGCTGGCCCGCCATCTTTCCACGACGCCGCTCACCGGCGTGGCCGAGTGCGCCGCCCTTTTCCTCGGCTCCCTCTCTCTCTCTTACGGTCTGGAGTTTGTGCAAACCTACCTGATGCAGTGGACCGGCCAGCGCATTATGTTCGACCTGCGCAAGCAGATCTTCCGTCATCTGCAGCGCATGGATGTCGCCTTCTTCGACCACAATCCCGTAGGCCGCCTCGTTACCCGCGTCACATCCGATGTGGACGCGCTTAACGAGATGTTCACCTCTGGCGTACTCGCCATCTTTGAAGATGTCTTCGTCCTGCTCTTCATTGTGATCATCATGCTGAAGATGAGCTGGCCTCTCGCGATCCTCACGCTCTCGGTCCTGCCGCTCATCATGTACGCCACGCGCCTCTTCCGCATCTCGGTGCGCGAAAGCTACCGCCGCATCCGCACAGCCATCGCACAGATCAACTCCTTCACGCAGGAGCATGTCTCCGGCATGTCTGTCGTGCAACTCTTCAATCGCGAGCAGCGTGCCTATAACGACTTCAAGGACATTAACGCCGCCCACCGCGATGCCTTCGTCGACCAGGTGCAGGCCTACTCTCTCTATTACCCGGCGGTCGAACTTCTCAGCTCCATCGCGATTGCGCTCGTCGTCTGGCGCGGTGGACATGCCATCTTCCACGAGACCCAGATCCTCGGCGGCACCGTTACCCTCGGCGTACTGATCGCCTTCATGCAGTATGCGCAGCGCTTCTTCCGTCCCATTCAGGACCTCAGCGAAAAGTACAACATCCTGCAAGCAGCGATGGCTGCTTCAGAGCGGGTCTTCAAGCTCATCGATACGCCCGCGCAGATTACGTCTCCCGCTCTTCCCGTTGCAGGCGACCTCTCCGGCAGTATTGAGTTCCGCAACGTCTGGTTTACCTATCAGAGGCTGGATGAAGCCACAGCCGCTCGCCTCGCATCCGCAACGGAATCCGAACTCGCGCACGAGCACGGCATTGAGTGGATTCTCCGCAATGTCTCCTTCACCGTGGCTCCCGACCAGACGGCAGCCATCGTAGGCCACACCGGCGCGGGTAAAACCACGATTACCGGGCTCATGATGCGCTTCTACGATATCCAGCACGGCAGCATCCTCATCGACGGCGTAGACGTTCGTCAGCAGGACCTCAATAAGCTGCGCAAGCGCTTTGGCGTGGTTCTGCAGGACTCGACCCTTTTTACCGGCACGGTCGCCGACAACATCCGCCTCGGCACCACCTCCATTACCGACGAAGAGGTGGAGCACGCAGCGGACGAGGTCAACATCGGCGACTTCATCCGCACGCTTCCCTTGCAGTTCGCCGAACCAATGCACGAACGCGGCGCAACCCTCTCCACCGGCCAAAAGCAGCTCATCAGCTTTGCCCGCGCACTTGCGCACCGGCCCGCCGTGCTCATTCTCGACGAAGCCACCTCTTCGGTCGACACCGAGACCGAGCTTCGCGTCCGTCTGGCGCTGGACCGCATGATTACCGGCCGCACGTCCATCGTCATCGCGCATCGCCTCTCTACCATCCAACGTGCGGACACGATCCTCGTCATGCACAAGGGCCAGCTCCGCGAGTCCGGCACCCACAACCAGCTTCTTGCCGCACGCGGCCTCTACTGGAAGCTGTATCAACTGCAGTACCAGGAGCAGGAAGCCGAACCAACCGAGCCGATAACCGCGCAAATCGCGTAA
- a CDS encoding TonB-dependent receptor: MFYDSGQIFAGIRTQVRTCALGGFAAILFTSSLNAVVVRGDVRDPLGRPIGLAKIQLLQGHLVVASGTSNEDGSYEIRSAGSGRFVLLTGAAGYATNVAQPFYGGDLDVVTNHLTLGFRAVEEQVTVTATGLPTPMEQSSASVNLISSADLATREGVVNELRLQPGVSVVQTGQNGGQTSLFVRGGTSDGNKVMVDGIPADDVGGRFDFGILSSTAVNGLEIHRGPDSVLYGSDAISSVVSFNIPHGVTPAPVLNYTGDAGNFHTYRNEAELSGAYRKIDYYTAFSRFDSSNALPMDRFHVTTAAANLGYSLNGSTQLRGTVRRGVSASGLPGAFDFAGIVAAGKQADEQTFFGGTIDNIYRGNWHNVLRYFGSRKDEQATNFFPVGEAVSGAFGDTYYGNTVTIRGANGTSGTGRAAIAFGGTYPQPSDSANNRDGMQYQTDYHFTPHLSAYGSFRYEDERGTYHNPANFLDQSARRRNYDYNVQLQGDVLNRVFFTLGGAIQKNYLYGTEATPRFGLAGYPVRPGSGWFHGTKLRFNFSKGVQEPNLSTQLSSLYVLLQQAGLTIPGVSPIGAQRLRTYEGGVDQSIYGSKLMLKFNYFHNEFGRQIEFVGSSDIQQYFGISVPSGVANYFGAYLNSLDFSAQGIETELEWRASRHFFARGGYTYLDSNVQKSFSSDVTAELGGFPTTNPNYPGIAIGSSSPLVGQRPFRRAPQTGYFVVQYTATKFTAAVKSAFSSRSDDSTFLSFSDFNGGNTLLLPNRNLDFGYQNIDANVTYQITSKFSVFTQMNNLLGQQHMGPIGYPSLPFNFRTGLKVRLGGG, from the coding sequence ATGTTCTATGATTCAGGCCAGATTTTTGCCGGTATCCGTACGCAAGTTCGAACGTGCGCGTTGGGCGGTTTTGCAGCAATTCTTTTCACGTCCAGCCTTAATGCTGTCGTAGTGCGCGGCGACGTGCGCGATCCGCTGGGACGACCGATAGGGTTGGCGAAGATCCAGTTGCTACAGGGACACTTGGTAGTTGCTTCAGGGACCTCTAACGAGGACGGCAGTTATGAGATTCGCAGCGCGGGTTCGGGACGGTTTGTCCTGCTGACCGGTGCCGCAGGATATGCCACCAATGTGGCGCAGCCTTTCTACGGAGGCGATCTGGATGTCGTCACCAACCACCTGACGCTGGGCTTCCGTGCGGTTGAGGAGCAGGTAACCGTCACTGCGACAGGTTTGCCTACGCCGATGGAGCAATCCAGCGCGAGCGTAAATCTGATCTCGTCTGCGGACCTGGCAACGCGCGAAGGCGTGGTGAACGAGCTGCGGTTGCAGCCTGGGGTGAGCGTCGTCCAAACAGGCCAGAATGGCGGTCAGACCTCGCTCTTTGTACGCGGTGGAACGTCCGACGGCAACAAGGTGATGGTTGATGGCATACCGGCGGATGATGTGGGTGGACGGTTCGATTTCGGCATCCTGTCTTCGACCGCAGTGAACGGCCTGGAGATCCACCGAGGACCGGACAGTGTTCTCTACGGATCGGACGCGATCTCGTCCGTTGTGAGCTTCAATATCCCGCACGGTGTCACTCCGGCGCCAGTGTTGAACTACACAGGAGACGCGGGCAACTTTCATACCTATCGCAATGAAGCCGAGTTGAGTGGGGCGTATCGCAAGATCGATTACTACACGGCGTTTTCGCGCTTCGACAGCTCGAACGCTCTGCCGATGGATCGCTTTCACGTGACGACTGCTGCGGCGAATCTTGGATACAGCCTGAATGGTTCCACACAGCTTCGCGGCACAGTGCGGCGCGGTGTATCCGCATCGGGTCTCCCCGGAGCGTTTGATTTTGCAGGGATCGTGGCGGCGGGGAAACAGGCCGACGAGCAGACCTTCTTTGGCGGAACGATCGACAACATCTATCGCGGCAACTGGCACAATGTGCTGCGATATTTTGGATCGCGCAAAGATGAACAGGCTACAAACTTTTTCCCGGTGGGTGAGGCTGTTAGTGGCGCTTTTGGAGATACGTATTACGGCAACACCGTAACGATTCGTGGCGCCAACGGAACAAGCGGAACGGGACGTGCGGCGATTGCTTTTGGCGGGACGTATCCCCAGCCATCAGATTCAGCGAACAATCGCGACGGGATGCAGTACCAGACGGATTATCACTTCACTCCACATCTTTCGGCTTACGGAAGCTTCCGCTACGAGGACGAGCGTGGGACGTATCACAATCCCGCCAATTTCCTGGACCAGAGTGCACGCCGCCGTAACTACGACTACAACGTGCAGTTACAGGGCGATGTTTTGAACCGTGTGTTTTTCACTCTGGGCGGAGCGATCCAGAAGAACTACCTCTACGGCACAGAAGCGACGCCGCGCTTCGGTCTTGCTGGCTACCCTGTACGTCCGGGGTCTGGATGGTTCCATGGAACGAAGCTGCGTTTCAACTTCTCGAAGGGTGTGCAGGAGCCAAACCTCTCCACGCAACTCTCCTCATTGTATGTACTACTTCAGCAGGCTGGCCTTACCATTCCGGGCGTCAGTCCCATCGGTGCGCAACGGCTCCGCACCTACGAGGGAGGAGTGGACCAGAGCATCTATGGAAGTAAGTTGATGTTGAAGTTCAACTACTTTCATAACGAGTTCGGCAGACAGATTGAATTTGTGGGCTCTTCGGATATCCAGCAGTACTTCGGTATCTCTGTACCTTCTGGCGTTGCCAATTACTTTGGCGCTTATCTCAACTCGCTCGACTTCAGCGCGCAGGGTATCGAGACGGAGCTGGAATGGCGCGCCAGTCGGCACTTTTTTGCACGCGGCGGTTACACCTACCTCGACTCGAACGTGCAGAAAAGCTTTTCCAGCGACGTAACAGCGGAGCTTGGTGGATTTCCGACAACCAACCCAAACTATCCCGGGATCGCCATCGGCAGCAGTTCGCCGCTCGTTGGGCAGAGGCCCTTTCGACGTGCGCCGCAGACGGGATACTTTGTGGTGCAGTACACCGCGACCAAGTTCACTGCCGCGGTCAAAAGCGCGTTTTCTTCGCGGTCGGATGATTCGACGTTCCTGTCTTTCTCCGACTTCAACGGAGGCAATACGCTGCTGCTTCCGAACCGCAATCTGGACTTCGGCTATCAGAACATCGACGCTAATGTGACCTACCAGATCACGTCGAAGTTCTCCGTGTTTACGCAGATGAATAACCTGCTGGGACAGCAGCATATGGGCCCGATCGGTTATCCCTCCCTGCCGTTCAACTTCCGCACAGGCCTGAAGGTCAGGCTCGGCGGTGGATAG
- a CDS encoding DUF47 domain-containing protein has translation MFNRMPKDKSFFDDFEQLGQCLTSVTASLSSCMDQWPGMNGCVQSMEENRHIAHQVQRVCLLHLDTAFITPFDREDILQLATELYKTIAAVATAGRRLELYKLEDMHPSLRWHVSALDSMAREISATINLLRSAPKLSALRANLDEIGRLEETARQHRDQFLTEVYIDQADPIAVMQKREVHDLMMDGIDRCDRLGRTVERILLKND, from the coding sequence GTGTTCAACCGCATGCCGAAGGACAAAAGCTTCTTCGACGATTTCGAACAATTGGGTCAGTGCCTTACCAGCGTTACTGCTTCTCTTTCCTCCTGCATGGACCAGTGGCCCGGAATGAATGGCTGCGTGCAAAGCATGGAAGAGAACCGCCACATCGCGCACCAGGTCCAGCGCGTCTGCCTTCTGCATCTCGACACGGCGTTCATTACGCCCTTCGATCGCGAAGACATTCTGCAGCTCGCCACCGAGCTTTACAAGACCATCGCTGCCGTTGCGACTGCTGGGCGTCGGCTGGAGCTGTACAAACTGGAAGATATGCATCCTTCCCTGCGTTGGCACGTCTCTGCGCTCGATAGTATGGCCCGCGAGATCTCGGCGACCATCAATCTCCTGCGTTCCGCCCCCAAGCTTTCCGCCCTTCGTGCCAACCTGGACGAGATCGGTCGTCTCGAAGAGACAGCGCGGCAGCATCGTGACCAGTTTCTGACCGAGGTGTACATCGACCAGGCAGATCCGATCGCCGTGATGCAGAAGCGTGAAGTTCACGATCTCATGATGGATGGCATCGACCGTTGTGACCGTCTCGGCCGCACCGTGGAACGCATTCTCCTGAAAAACGACTAG
- the lpxB gene encoding lipid-A-disaccharide synthase, with the protein MFLSAGEASGDHYGAQLITALKDALPEAGYTGLGGTEMEQTGQQRTIRAEDVAVMGITEILRHIPHIYRSYRRLVAEIKINKPDVAVLIDFPDVNFRLAKHLHRAGVPVLWFVSPQLWAWKRSRLRWVQQRVSKMFVIFPFEQEFYRNRGVDATFTGHPLADLPLPTVTREEYAERNSLDPAKQWVALLPGSRWKEVRANLPAMVEAAQQYPPNVEFILPIAATLQRSEFAAYLESLRTPQGKTSFTLVHDARAALHHARASVVASGTATVQAALIGNPFLVVYRVSDLTFRVAKRLIRYPAEIPAPKDQYGNLPIAMPNLIAGKRIVPELLQNHSDAIEIKKILNLLLEDSPERAAQIADLASLRKLMKPANNTTAIGQLKDAVLQALGIRS; encoded by the coding sequence ATCTTCCTCTCCGCAGGCGAAGCCTCCGGAGACCACTACGGCGCTCAACTCATCACCGCGCTCAAGGACGCTCTCCCCGAGGCCGGCTACACAGGCCTCGGCGGCACGGAGATGGAGCAGACGGGTCAGCAGCGCACCATACGGGCGGAAGATGTTGCCGTCATGGGCATCACCGAGATCCTCCGCCACATCCCCCACATCTATCGCTCGTACCGCCGCCTTGTCGCCGAGATCAAAATCAACAAGCCAGACGTAGCCGTCCTCATCGACTTCCCCGACGTCAACTTCCGTCTCGCCAAACACCTTCATCGCGCTGGCGTTCCGGTCCTCTGGTTTGTCTCCCCACAACTGTGGGCCTGGAAACGCTCCCGCCTGAGGTGGGTTCAGCAGCGGGTCTCTAAAATGTTCGTAATCTTCCCTTTTGAGCAGGAGTTCTATCGCAATCGAGGCGTCGATGCGACCTTCACAGGCCATCCTTTGGCGGATCTGCCGCTGCCCACGGTTACGCGGGAAGAATATGCGGAACGGAACAGTCTCGATCCAGCAAAGCAGTGGGTGGCGCTTCTCCCCGGATCCCGCTGGAAAGAAGTTCGGGCAAACCTTCCGGCGATGGTCGAAGCGGCTCAGCAGTATCCGCCGAATGTCGAATTCATTCTCCCCATCGCGGCCACCCTTCAACGATCCGAGTTTGCCGCATACCTTGAATCACTCAGGACACCTCAAGGTAAAACAAGCTTCACCCTGGTTCATGATGCCCGAGCCGCCTTGCACCATGCCCGCGCTTCGGTTGTGGCCTCAGGAACAGCGACGGTCCAGGCCGCACTCATCGGCAATCCATTCCTCGTCGTCTACCGCGTCAGCGATCTTACCTTCCGGGTAGCCAAGCGCCTCATCCGATATCCTGCTGAGATCCCGGCCCCAAAAGACCAGTACGGCAATCTTCCCATCGCGATGCCAAACCTCATCGCCGGCAAACGCATTGTCCCTGAACTCCTTCAGAATCATTCTGATGCTATCGAAATCAAAAAAATACTTAATCTATTACTTGAAGATTCCCCGGAACGCGCAGCGCAGATAGCTGACCTTGCTTCTCTCCGCAAATTAATGAAACCTGCCAACAACACCACGGCCATTGGTCAACTCAAAGACGCCGTCCTCCAGGCGCTCGGAATCCGCTCATGA
- a CDS encoding inorganic phosphate transporter: MHAAPLALVVITVVIALGFDFLNGVHDAANSIATIVTTRVLTPTKAVIWAASFNFIAAFLFGTGVAHTISSTIIDPRIMNLYIVLGGLLGAITWNLITWYLALPTSSSHAIISALAGAAIAKAGWHAILIKGWIPILAFLLLSPLIGMVLGYILMHIVAWSSFRMHRDKASKLFRRLQLVSAGAYSLGHGTNDAQKTMGIIVALLVSTGYGNYALGHTRLFGRTHEISIWIILSCHACIAAGTMIGGWKIVRTMGSRITPHLRPIDGFASELSAAVTIALATFAKVPISTTHAIGGAISGVGATRGLHAVRWIWARRIIYGWILTFPGAGLVGAFFYAVVHLGIERFIGGGAPIH, from the coding sequence ATGCACGCCGCGCCTTTAGCCCTCGTCGTCATTACAGTGGTCATCGCCCTCGGCTTTGACTTTCTCAACGGTGTCCATGATGCCGCCAACTCCATTGCAACGATCGTCACCACACGTGTGCTCACGCCCACGAAGGCCGTGATCTGGGCAGCGAGCTTCAACTTCATCGCCGCCTTCCTCTTCGGCACCGGTGTGGCGCATACGATCAGTTCCACCATCATCGATCCCCGCATCATGAACCTCTATATTGTGCTGGGTGGCCTGCTGGGTGCGATCACGTGGAACCTCATCACTTGGTATCTTGCCCTTCCCACCTCCAGCTCGCATGCGATTATCTCTGCGCTTGCCGGAGCGGCCATCGCCAAAGCCGGCTGGCACGCCATCCTGATCAAGGGATGGATCCCGATCCTCGCGTTCCTGCTCCTTTCGCCGCTCATTGGCATGGTGCTTGGCTACATCCTCATGCATATCGTGGCGTGGAGCAGCTTCCGGATGCACCGGGACAAGGCATCCAAACTCTTCCGCCGCCTGCAGCTCGTCTCTGCGGGCGCCTATTCTCTGGGACACGGGACGAACGACGCGCAGAAGACCATGGGCATTATCGTGGCCCTGCTGGTATCCACCGGCTACGGCAACTACGCCCTCGGTCATACCCGTCTCTTTGGCCGCACGCATGAGATCTCCATCTGGATCATCCTCTCCTGCCACGCCTGCATCGCCGCCGGAACGATGATCGGCGGATGGAAGATCGTGCGCACGATGGGATCGCGCATCACGCCACATCTCCGCCCCATCGATGGCTTCGCCTCGGAACTCTCCGCTGCGGTCACCATTGCCCTGGCCACCTTTGCGAAGGTGCCGATTTCCACGACGCACGCCATCGGCGGAGCCATCTCCGGCGTCGGCGCGACGCGCGGTCTGCATGCCGTCCGCTGGATCTGGGCCCGCCGCATCATCTACGGTTGGATTCTCACTTTCCCGGGCGCAGGCCTTGTAGGCGCTTTCTTCTACGCAGTCGTTCACTTGGGCATCGAACGCTTCATTGGTGGCGGCGCACCGATACACTAG